A single window of Synechococcus sp. C9 DNA harbors:
- the queC gene encoding 7-cyano-7-deazaguanine synthase QueC, with product MNQRAVVLLSGGLDSATVLYYAQSLGYACYALSFDYHQRHRRELRSAQAVAQSAAVHGHEVIPLDLGRWGGSALTQRDMEVPGHRLPAEMAQGIPVTYVPARNTIFLSVALAWAEVLGADRVYLGANALDYSGYPDCREDYLAAMQTVYTLGTKRGREGQLITLTAPLLHLHKKEIIQLGQELGVPWELTWSCYRGEELACGVCDSCILRREGFRQAGIPDPLPYAVT from the coding sequence ATGAATCAGCGGGCGGTTGTCCTTTTATCTGGGGGGTTGGATTCGGCGACGGTTTTGTATTACGCTCAGTCGCTGGGTTATGCCTGCTATGCCCTCTCGTTTGATTATCACCAACGGCACCGGCGGGAACTGCGCTCGGCTCAGGCGGTGGCCCAAAGTGCGGCGGTTCACGGGCATGAGGTCATTCCCCTGGATTTGGGGCGTTGGGGGGGGTCGGCGTTGACCCAACGGGATATGGAGGTGCCCGGTCACCGGCTCCCGGCGGAAATGGCGCAGGGGATTCCCGTGACCTATGTTCCGGCTCGGAATACGATTTTCCTGAGTGTGGCGCTGGCGTGGGCGGAGGTGTTGGGAGCAGACCGGGTTTACCTGGGTGCCAATGCCCTGGATTATTCGGGGTATCCAGACTGCCGGGAGGATTATCTGGCGGCGATGCAGACGGTCTATACCCTGGGCACCAAACGGGGGCGGGAGGGTCAACTGATTACGTTGACGGCACCGTTACTGCATTTGCATAAGAAAGAAATTATCCAGTTGGGGCAGGAATTGGGGGTGCCCTGGGAACTCACTTGGTCGTGCTACCGGGGGGAAGAACTCGCCTGTGGGGTGTGTGATAGCTGTATTTTGCGCCGGGAGGGGTTTCGGCAAGCGGGGATTCCCGACCCTTTGCCCTATGCGGTGACGTAA
- a CDS encoding DUF6679 family protein, with protein sequence MLHRKLYQICCDGREVWIYLKDQQRMIERARIIDIEGDLVTLRYETEEEDETCAWEELIRMESIGAITQKLASVPRGDLEPLVSDDCPEAEQIRDD encoded by the coding sequence ATGCTACACCGCAAGCTTTACCAAATCTGTTGCGACGGTCGGGAAGTGTGGATTTACCTCAAGGATCAACAGCGGATGATCGAGCGGGCGCGCATCATAGACATTGAGGGGGACTTGGTGACCTTGCGTTACGAAACGGAAGAGGAAGACGAAACCTGCGCCTGGGAAGAATTGATCCGCATGGAAAGCATTGGTGCCATCACCCAAAAACTAGCCTCCGTGCCCCGGGGCGACCTGGAGCCATTGGTGTCCGACGACTGCCCCGAAGCGGAGCAAATTCGGGACGATTAA
- a CDS encoding DUF1995 family protein: MSLPQTLPEAIAQAQNATQEAIAQGETRLLVELWLPEVKPMPLVREFLQAFVGWGTAGRVVFSDAGGAALARRDWGVVPWRVETLREPHQSGDQGVVLVAPDPAEVAQVRALVETAVCPVILLNPRLEDAGTVGIGYAGRRLRQEFLQTLVTAYHLRPVEGGAVLRIYPQPWQVWREEPTGMYVLAGEFPQHPDGETVTATLNPQPTGENFWRGLGRLLRALRA, translated from the coding sequence ATGTCTTTACCCCAAACCCTGCCGGAAGCGATTGCCCAGGCCCAAAATGCGACCCAAGAGGCAATTGCCCAGGGGGAAACCCGTCTGCTGGTGGAGTTGTGGTTGCCGGAGGTGAAACCCATGCCCCTGGTGCGGGAATTTTTGCAAGCCTTTGTGGGGTGGGGAACGGCGGGACGGGTGGTGTTTAGTGATGCGGGGGGGGCGGCGCTGGCGCGGCGGGACTGGGGGGTGGTGCCCTGGCGGGTGGAAACCCTGCGGGAACCCCATCAATCGGGGGATCAGGGAGTGGTGCTGGTTGCCCCTGACCCGGCGGAGGTGGCTCAGGTACGGGCGTTGGTGGAAACGGCGGTTTGTCCGGTGATTCTGCTCAACCCCCGCTTGGAGGATGCGGGCACGGTGGGGATTGGCTATGCGGGACGGCGACTGCGGCAGGAATTTTTGCAAACCCTGGTGACGGCGTACCATTTGCGCCCGGTGGAGGGGGGGGCGGTGCTGAGAATCTACCCCCAGCCCTGGCAAGTTTGGCGGGAAGAACCGACGGGGATGTACGTTTTGGCGGGGGAATTTCCCCAGCATCCCGATGGGGAGACGGTCACGGCAACCCTCAACCCCCAACCCACAGGTGAAAATTTTTGGCGGGGCTTGGGGCGGTTACTGCGGGCACTGCGGGCTTAA
- a CDS encoding NAD(P)H-hydrate epimerase: MNELFCTSTGLPIPTLTPEQVTLWWEGVATAGLPPEVWVETAGRSSAMLTLGWLGQDWQVGRVVVLVGSGTVGAVALSAARHLANRCMNVRVWLNPEIAPNLCLQNQYNLYQKTGAQTVDLSELTGEKVAVVLVGSDTPLLPEIWAWVAQSGAEVLRIGATVDGVAVATLVLGLPVMGAPYAGQLYLADVGIPLAVYEQLGLYHRFVFGNQYIIPIYQRVAALDMEI, from the coding sequence ATGAACGAACTCTTTTGTACCAGTACGGGGTTACCCATCCCCACCTTGACCCCGGAGCAAGTGACCCTCTGGTGGGAAGGGGTGGCTACAGCCGGTTTGCCACCGGAAGTCTGGGTAGAAACTGCCGGTCGCAGTAGTGCCATGCTCACCCTCGGCTGGCTAGGGCAGGACTGGCAAGTGGGACGGGTGGTGGTGCTGGTGGGCAGTGGGACGGTTGGGGCGGTGGCATTGAGTGCCGCTCGTCATTTGGCAAACCGTTGTATGAATGTGCGGGTCTGGTTGAATCCCGAAATTGCCCCCAATTTATGCTTACAAAATCAATATAATTTGTATCAAAAAACCGGTGCCCAAACCGTTGATCTTAGTGAATTAACTGGCGAAAAAGTGGCGGTGGTTTTGGTAGGCAGTGATACCCCCCTCCTCCCGGAAATATGGGCATGGGTGGCGCAGTCGGGGGCAGAAGTATTGCGGATTGGGGCAACGGTGGACGGGGTGGCGGTGGCGACCTTGGTTTTGGGTTTGCCGGTGATGGGAGCACCCTATGCGGGTCAGCTTTACCTGGCGGATGTGGGCATTCCCCTGGCGGTGTATGAGCAGTTGGGCTTGTACCATCGGTTTGTGTTTGGCAATCAATATATTATTCCGATTTATCAACGGGTGGCGGCTTTGGATATGGAAATATAA
- a CDS encoding serine protease, with protein sequence MKPVIAQATLSKRQIAEVAEKITVLIQTPAGHGSGTIIARNGEVYQVLTAKHVIESIKPGEEADITTHDGKVYPLDFRRIQNLPQVDLAVVEFRSSGNYPQVKLGNDLAVKRGMSVYVAGFPLPGQAITKPVLQFTSGDVTASSENILQDGYSLTYTNNTLPGMSGGPVLNERAELVGIHGRAEGSYQSTKQGTIALKSGFNLAVPIRTYTAWVNRQPIRVNNTGTTAQELYILAERKYEAGDIQGALNDLNQLIKLEPNSALAYMSRGILKALNQQDYQGALADYNQALQLDPKNADIYGNRAFLKTLLRDFPGATADADQAIRLRANYDKAYVLRGFVRSQMNDYPGALADASRAVELNPNLADAWLMRATAKVYLDNPKGALEDVTRAIQLNPKEASSYAIRALAKTALQDFAGAIVDANQAVTLDGNNAIAYTARSTARVFTQDFRGALEDANRAMQINPTNSDNYFVRGVAKIGLGDGVGGCGDLRTAANLGSAEARTTYQQFCQ encoded by the coding sequence ATGAAACCAGTAATCGCACAGGCAACCTTGAGTAAACGTCAAATTGCCGAAGTCGCAGAAAAAATCACGGTTTTGATCCAAACCCCGGCGGGGCATGGTTCTGGCACGATTATTGCTAGGAATGGGGAGGTCTATCAGGTCTTAACCGCCAAACACGTGATTGAGAGTATTAAACCCGGCGAAGAGGCGGATATTACCACCCACGATGGTAAGGTTTATCCCTTAGATTTCCGTCGGATTCAAAACCTACCCCAGGTGGATTTGGCGGTGGTGGAATTTCGCAGTTCAGGAAATTATCCCCAGGTGAAATTGGGGAATGATCTGGCTGTTAAACGGGGGATGAGTGTGTATGTGGCGGGCTTTCCTTTACCGGGGCAAGCAATTACCAAACCAGTCTTACAATTCACCAGTGGGGATGTGACGGCAAGTTCAGAAAACATTTTACAGGATGGGTATTCCCTCACTTATACGAACAACACCTTGCCAGGGATGAGTGGGGGACCGGTATTGAATGAACGGGCGGAATTGGTGGGGATTCATGGGCGAGCGGAAGGGAGTTATCAATCCACCAAACAGGGAACCATTGCCCTGAAATCCGGCTTCAATTTAGCCGTTCCCATTCGCACCTACACCGCTTGGGTGAATCGGCAACCAATTAGAGTTAATAACACCGGCACCACCGCTCAAGAATTATATATTTTGGCGGAACGGAAGTACGAAGCGGGGGATATTCAGGGGGCGTTAAATGACCTCAATCAATTGATTAAACTCGAACCCAATTCGGCTTTAGCATACATGAGCCGTGGCATTTTGAAAGCCCTAAATCAACAGGATTATCAGGGGGCATTAGCGGATTACAATCAAGCCCTCCAACTTGACCCCAAAAATGCCGATATTTACGGCAATCGTGCCTTTTTGAAAACCCTATTGCGGGATTTTCCTGGGGCAACTGCGGATGCGGATCAAGCGATTCGCCTGCGGGCAAATTATGATAAAGCCTACGTTTTACGGGGATTTGTCAGAAGTCAAATGAATGATTATCCCGGGGCTTTGGCGGATGCGAGTCGAGCGGTAGAACTAAATCCCAATTTGGCGGATGCCTGGTTGATGCGAGCGACAGCGAAGGTGTATTTGGATAATCCCAAAGGGGCGTTAGAAGATGTCACCCGAGCGATTCAACTTAATCCTAAAGAAGCGAGTAGTTATGCTATCCGTGCCCTGGCAAAAACCGCCTTACAGGACTTTGCGGGTGCGATTGTTGATGCCAACCAGGCGGTCACGTTAGATGGGAATAATGCGATTGCCTACACGGCTCGCAGTACCGCCAGGGTCTTTACTCAGGATTTTCGGGGCGCATTAGAAGATGCGAATCGGGCGATGCAAATCAATCCCACCAATTCCGATAATTATTTTGTGCGGGGGGTGGCAAAAATAGGTTTGGGCGATGGGGTGGGGGGCTGTGGCGATTTACGAACTGCGGCTAATTTAGGCAGTGCAGAAGCTCGGACTACTTACCAACAATTTTGCCAGTAA
- a CDS encoding AarF/ABC1/UbiB kinase family protein: protein MARAGRLEQMRRYDPDVIAAYYRWRPGRVVGRLLQVGWAILAFLLALGWDHVTGREERHRPQRAAQLRRLITAMGPTFIKVGQALSTRPDLVRRDYLEELTLLQDQLPSFSNAVAYDLIRQELGQPVDVLYRELSPEPVAAASLGQVYRGRLQTGEEVAVKVQRPGLIPVLTLDLYILRGMLHFLQPWLPIQMQDDLRLIVDEFGRKLFEEIDYLNEACNAEKFADNFRNDPTVKVPKIYWAFTSHRVLTLEWINGYKLTDAEAVQKAGIAMHEFVQIGVRAGLKQLLEFGFFHADPHPGNLFLTTDGRLAYIDFGMMDQLTQEAKEQLVDALVHLVNKDYRELARDFIRLGFLPPNTDIEPIVPALELLWQEAVGSQLRDFRFKQATDQFSDLMYRYPFRVPAHFALIIRSLVTQEGIAMSLDPNFKIVDAAYPYVAQRLLTGETPQFRQRLLEVLFKDNRFQWQRLESLLSVTQGGDGVDLQPVLGPALSYLFSSEGQFLRNQLILALTEDDRLHFAEVGRLWQLVQGQIRPRALLELAWHHG, encoded by the coding sequence ATGGCGAGAGCGGGGCGATTGGAGCAGATGCGGCGGTATGACCCGGACGTGATTGCGGCCTACTACCGGTGGCGACCGGGGCGGGTGGTGGGGCGACTCCTACAGGTGGGGTGGGCGATTTTGGCGTTTCTACTCGCCTTGGGGTGGGATCATGTCACCGGTCGGGAGGAACGCCATCGTCCCCAGCGGGCGGCCCAACTGCGGCGGTTGATCACGGCGATGGGGCCAACCTTCATCAAGGTGGGGCAAGCCCTGTCCACCCGGCCCGACCTGGTGCGGCGGGATTATTTAGAAGAATTAACCCTCCTGCAGGATCAACTGCCTTCCTTTTCCAATGCGGTGGCCTATGACTTAATTAGGCAGGAATTGGGGCAACCGGTGGATGTCTTGTATCGGGAATTGTCCCCGGAACCGGTGGCGGCGGCCAGTTTGGGGCAGGTGTATCGGGGGCGTTTGCAGACCGGGGAAGAGGTGGCGGTCAAGGTACAGCGTCCGGGACTAATTCCGGTATTAACCTTGGATTTGTATATTCTGCGGGGGATGTTGCATTTTCTCCAACCCTGGTTGCCCATCCAGATGCAGGACGATTTGCGGTTGATTGTGGATGAATTTGGGCGCAAATTGTTTGAGGAAATTGACTACTTAAACGAAGCCTGCAATGCGGAAAAATTCGCTGACAATTTTCGCAATGACCCAACGGTAAAAGTCCCTAAAATTTATTGGGCATTCACCAGTCATCGGGTGCTGACTTTAGAATGGATCAATGGTTACAAATTAACCGATGCTGAAGCGGTGCAAAAAGCCGGGATTGCCATGCACGAATTTGTGCAAATTGGGGTGCGGGCTGGGCTAAAACAGCTTCTGGAGTTTGGCTTTTTCCACGCCGATCCCCACCCTGGCAACCTATTTTTAACCACCGATGGGCGGCTGGCTTATATTGATTTTGGCATGATGGACCAACTCACCCAAGAAGCCAAGGAACAATTGGTAGATGCCCTGGTGCATTTGGTGAATAAGGATTATCGGGAATTGGCACGGGACTTTATCCGGTTGGGTTTTTTACCACCGAACACAGATATTGAGCCGATTGTCCCGGCACTGGAATTACTCTGGCAGGAGGCGGTGGGGAGCCAGTTACGGGATTTTCGATTCAAACAGGCGACGGATCAATTTTCCGATTTGATGTATCGCTATCCATTTCGAGTCCCCGCCCATTTTGCCTTAATTATCCGCTCCCTAGTGACCCAGGAAGGGATTGCCATGAGTTTAGACCCAAATTTCAAGATTGTGGATGCGGCTTATCCCTATGTAGCACAGCGATTATTAACCGGAGAAACCCCACAATTTCGCCAACGCCTGCTGGAGGTTTTATTCAAAGACAATCGGTTCCAGTGGCAACGCCTAGAAAGTTTGTTGTCCGTGACCCAAGGCGGGGATGGGGTGGATTTACAACCGGTTTTGGGGCCAGCGTTGAGCTATTTATTCTCCTCAGAAGGACAGTTTTTACGCAACCAATTAATTTTGGCTTTAACCGAAGATGACCGTTTACATTTTGCGGAAGTCGGGCGGTTGTGGCAGTTGGTACAGGGACAAATTCGCCCCCGGGCTTTGTTAGAATTGGCTTGGCATCACGGGTGA
- a CDS encoding sodium:solute symporter family protein: MGILDWAVVGIYLALSLLLGLYLSRRGARSLVDFFVSGRSLPWWLAGTSMAATTFSIDTPLYVCGLVAQRGVAGNWEWWSFGLTHVVMIYIFARLWRRSEIITDAELTELRYGGKPAALLRATKAFLFAVPINCIGMGYALLAMVKVIDALDIWGSLGIDPGANAKLWSVVGVSVLVLIYAGVAGLWGVVVTDLFQFILALGGALLVAVVALHHVGGMGRVVAHFQGTEMLRLWPWGQQVGLSASTLFAYVFVQWWAFRRSDGGGEFIQRLAAAKDEREAERSAWWFNILNYVVRTWPWVVVALVARVIYPDLPDPELGYPKLMRDFLPPVLLGVVVASLLAAFMSTMSTLINWGASYLTRDLYQRFWRPQASQAELVMAGRLASVGVTALGAVAAFYAQDVTAVFRLVIAIGTGPGLVLILRWFWWRINAVAEWTAMVAGFLIGLGTTVVPVIQIPDFGWRLLVTTGVTALVWLTAMYCTAPESEATLNEFYRRIRPGGPGWRQQQQATGLAPLQDLGWELQRTLAGIGLLFGSMLGVGGFLLWQPLAGWVCWTVAVGAGWWLRHLQRRDKLGKIDG, translated from the coding sequence ATGGGGATTTTAGATTGGGCGGTGGTGGGGATTTATCTGGCATTGAGCCTGCTGTTGGGGCTGTATTTATCCCGCCGAGGTGCCCGCAGTTTGGTGGATTTTTTTGTGTCGGGGCGTTCCTTGCCCTGGTGGTTGGCGGGGACGAGCATGGCGGCAACGACGTTTTCGATTGATACCCCTTTGTATGTGTGTGGGTTGGTGGCGCAGCGGGGGGTGGCGGGGAATTGGGAATGGTGGAGTTTTGGCTTGACCCATGTGGTGATGATTTATATTTTTGCCCGCCTGTGGCGACGCTCGGAAATTATCACTGATGCGGAATTGACCGAACTGCGTTATGGGGGCAAACCAGCGGCACTCTTACGGGCAACCAAGGCGTTTTTATTTGCGGTGCCGATTAATTGTATTGGCATGGGCTACGCTTTGTTGGCGATGGTGAAAGTGATTGATGCCCTGGATATTTGGGGCAGTTTGGGAATTGACCCCGGGGCGAATGCCAAACTCTGGAGTGTGGTCGGGGTGAGTGTGTTGGTGCTGATTTACGCTGGGGTGGCGGGGTTGTGGGGCGTGGTGGTGACGGATTTATTTCAATTCATCCTGGCGTTGGGGGGGGCACTGCTGGTCGCGGTAGTCGCTCTGCATCACGTTGGGGGGATGGGCAGGGTGGTGGCGCATTTCCAGGGGACGGAGATGTTGCGGCTGTGGCCTTGGGGTCAGCAGGTGGGGTTGTCTGCCAGTACGTTGTTTGCCTATGTGTTTGTGCAGTGGTGGGCGTTTCGGCGCAGTGATGGGGGGGGAGAGTTTATCCAGCGGTTGGCGGCGGCGAAGGATGAGCGGGAGGCGGAGCGGTCGGCCTGGTGGTTTAACATTTTGAATTACGTTGTCCGTACTTGGCCCTGGGTGGTGGTGGCTTTGGTGGCACGGGTGATTTACCCGGACTTGCCAGACCCGGAGTTGGGCTATCCCAAGTTGATGCGGGATTTTTTGCCGCCGGTGCTGTTGGGGGTGGTGGTGGCCTCTTTGCTGGCGGCGTTTATGAGTACCATGTCCACTCTGATCAATTGGGGGGCTTCCTATCTGACCCGGGATTTGTACCAGCGGTTTTGGCGACCCCAGGCCAGTCAGGCGGAATTGGTGATGGCAGGGCGGCTGGCCTCGGTGGGGGTCACGGCGTTGGGGGCGGTGGCGGCTTTTTATGCCCAGGATGTGACGGCGGTGTTTCGCCTGGTGATTGCCATCGGCACGGGGCCGGGGCTGGTGCTGATCCTGCGCTGGTTCTGGTGGCGGATCAATGCGGTGGCGGAATGGACGGCGATGGTGGCTGGGTTTCTGATCGGGCTGGGGACGACGGTGGTGCCGGTGATCCAAATCCCGGATTTTGGCTGGCGGCTGCTGGTGACGACGGGGGTGACCGCCCTGGTCTGGCTGACTGCCATGTACTGCACTGCCCCGGAGAGCGAGGCCACGTTGAATGAATTTTACCGGCGGATTCGTCCGGGGGGCCCGGGCTGGCGACAGCAACAACAGGCTACCGGCTTGGCTCCGCTCCAGGACTTGGGCTGGGAACTGCAACGTACCCTGGCGGGAATTGGTTTGCTCTTTGGCAGTATGTTGGGGGTGGGGGGCTTTCTGCTCTGGCAACCCCTGGCGGGCTGGGTCTGCTGGACGGTGGCGGTGGGGGCAGGCTGGTGGTTGCGTCACCTACAACGGCGGGACAAATTGGGCAAAATTGACGGCTAA
- a CDS encoding EfeM/EfeO family lipoprotein, which yields MNDPYAQQVMAGLAYFQKRADEQLKLAENLLVALKSGDINRARQAYVEARPPYEEIEVYAASFPEEDEAIDARPYAIEGGETSENYRSIHRIEALIYRDNNLAAAVPYGEKLVDSVKSLIAKLNDPKNFNSSLNYAGMLALAEEVPSKKISSEEETWSDQSILIFKHNWIGIQSQFEPYKSKLDPAVTAEVEQAYKNVMTTIMEFTIPGKTMTKPYSSVNAQQRGKIVAAAYAYRDALAKAKAALNIPDPPKG from the coding sequence ATGAATGACCCCTATGCCCAGCAGGTTATGGCGGGTTTAGCCTACTTTCAAAAACGGGCGGATGAACAGCTTAAGTTAGCGGAAAATCTCCTGGTTGCCCTAAAAAGTGGGGATATTAATCGTGCCCGGCAAGCTTATGTAGAGGCTCGTCCTCCCTATGAAGAAATTGAAGTTTATGCGGCTAGTTTTCCCGAGGAAGATGAAGCTATTGATGCTCGCCCCTATGCCATTGAAGGTGGGGAAACTTCAGAAAATTATCGCAGTATTCACCGGATCGAAGCCCTTATCTATCGGGACAATAACTTGGCGGCGGCAGTGCCCTACGGTGAAAAACTGGTAGATAGCGTGAAATCTCTGATTGCCAAACTCAATGATCCTAAAAATTTCAATTCATCTCTAAATTATGCCGGAATGTTAGCTTTGGCGGAGGAGGTTCCTTCCAAAAAAATTTCCAGTGAAGAAGAAACCTGGTCAGATCAAAGCATTTTAATTTTCAAGCACAACTGGATTGGGATTCAAAGTCAATTTGAACCTTACAAATCCAAACTTGACCCGGCAGTGACGGCAGAGGTTGAGCAAGCATATAAAAATGTGATGACAACCATTATGGAATTTACCATTCCTGGTAAAACTATGACCAAACCCTACAGTTCGGTGAATGCCCAACAACGGGGTAAAATTGTAGCCGCTGCCTATGCCTATCGAGATGCTTTAGCAAAGGCAAAAGCGGCACTCAATATTCCCGATCCGCCGAAAGGGTGA